The Rhododendron vialii isolate Sample 1 chromosome 6a, ASM3025357v1 genome includes a window with the following:
- the LOC131331092 gene encoding uncharacterized protein LOC131331092, protein MGYLDGGLAPDIARGQIANPSLPLLLFLPVRFLFLVPFAHFSSSHKPDREEEREERRRLPIQTLVTPPPYVDGSRSIPRLPPFSSRTHGCPSTRSVFCLLRPFCCVPSPIVDQGLEDVCAFASTSQYLRFIVSRQFGLNLAELDGWLPHRG, encoded by the exons ATGGGCTATTTGGATGGGGGATTAGCCCCGGATATAGCACGCGGCCAGATTGCAAATCCctcccttcctcttctcctGTTTTTGCCCGTTCGTTTCCTATTCCTCGTGCCTTTTGCTCACTTTTCTTCATCCCACAAACCAGAtcgagaagaagagagagaagagaggaggaggtTGCCGATTCAAACTCTGGTGACTCCCCCGCCGTATGTCGACGGTTCCCGCTCTATACCTCGTCTTCCTCCTTTTTCCTCAA GAACTCATGGCTGCCCCTCCACCCGATCTGTCTTCTGCTTGTTACGGCCCTTTTGTTGCGTGCCTTCCCCCATTGTTGATCAAGGGTTGGAAGATGTTTGTGCATTTGCTTCAACCAGTCAATATTTGAGATTCATCGTTAGTCGTCAATTTGGTCTCAACCTAGCCGAGTTGGACGGGTGGTTACCGCATCGGGGTTGA